The Paramormyrops kingsleyae isolate MSU_618 chromosome 11, PKINGS_0.4, whole genome shotgun sequence genome includes a window with the following:
- the LOC111847377 gene encoding L-selectin-like, producing MVVVENPMAWEEALEYCRNHYQDLVSLASKMELTLALQKARNVQGMHFWTGLRFLDDSWLWVDGEPLTNGSWSADPLPKCPAEPFRCGALSTTTGSQEVRSCEEQLSYICYVE from the coding sequence ATGGTCGTGGTGGAGAACCCCATGGCGTGGGAAGAAGCTCTGGAATACTGCAGGAATCACTACCAGGACCTGGTGAGCCTGGCGTCGAAGATGGAGCTGACACTGGCCCTGCAGAAAGCCAGAAATGTCCAGGGGATGCATTTCTGGACGGGCCTCCGCTTTCTGGACGACAGCTGGCTGTGGGTCGATGGAGAGCCGCTGACGAATGGAAGCTGGTCTGCAGATCCGCTCCCCAAGTGCCCGGCGGAGCCTTTCCGCTGTGGGGCCCTGAGCACCACCACCGGCTCTCAGGAAGTCCGGTCCTGTGAGGAGCAGCTGAGCTACATCTGCTACGTCGAGTGA